From the genome of Clostridiaceae bacterium:
TAATAAATTTATATGATCTGAAACCCTGGATTTTTTCCAGTTTTCAGGGGGGATACGAAAGTAACTGGCGCAAGCCAGTGAAATAAAGGTTTTAGGTCAAAATTCAAATAGAATTTTTGACACTACGTTTATAAAAAAAGGAGGATCATTTATGAAAAAAACACTCGTATTAATGAGTCTGTTGTTGGTAGCTGCTTTGTTGCTTTCACTTGCAGGCTGTACTTCCTCATCCTCTGGTACTACAGATAAACAACCCACTCAGACGAGCACACCAGGCACATCCGAATCCTCGGATAATGCTCCCATTGAAACAAAAGATAAGAAGATAGTTATAGGGTGCAGTCTTGTATCGAAAGATAACCAGTGGTGGGCAAACGTAGGAAAGAATATGGAAGAGTATGGCCTTTCTCAGGGTTACGAAATGATTATACTTTGGGCTAACGCTGACCAGGAAAAACAGATTAAAGATGTTGAAGACCTCGTGCAATGAAAAGTTGACATAATCCTGTTAGGTCCTGTTCAGGTATCAGGTAGTAAAGTAGCCGTTGACACAGCACACGCTGCAGGAATACCTGTTATTACAGTTGCCCGTGAATCAGAATCTGAAAATGTTACAGCAGGTATTGTTTTCGATGAAAAACAGTTCGGTATCAACCAGGCAAAACAGATTATGGAAGATTTCCCCAACGGTGCAAATGTTGTATATCTATACGGTCCGGTGGGCGCAGCTCATGCAGATATACAGTATAACCAGGGAGTAGTACCCACTTTTGCAGCAGATCCCAAATACAAGATTTTGCATAAATTCGAGTCAAAAACTGATACAGCAGCTGACGGTCTTGCAAACACAGAAGATGCTCTTACAAAATTTGATAATATTGATGCAATTGCATGTACTAATGACGACCTTGCATTAGGTGCCATCCGTGCTCTTGAGGCTGCCGGACGTCTTGACAAGGTAAAAGTATATGGAAATTCAGGTTTAACATCAGGTATGCAGGCAATAGTTGACGGGAAGATGTTTTTCACAAACCTGAAGAGCCAGCCGCTCATTGCTGTTGAGGCAGTAAAATTAGGAATAAAAGTATTAAACGGCGAGCCCTATGAAAAGAAAAATTTCCTCGATCCTATTTCAGTAAATCCCAACAACGTATTAACTGTCAGAGATGCTGTGTTTGGTGGAACTCTTGAGAATCCTTCCACATTCCAGCCCAAGAAATAATAAAAAATAAATAGAACTAATAGTGAATAAAGTACATGTTTTTATAAACATGTACTTTATTCCGGGAAGGACAAAAAAATGGTGTATTTTGTTTTAACAGCCCTGATGTTTTCAGTATTTGAGGTAACATCCAAGAACCTTGAAATATCTCCTTACAGTTTAACAGCCTTGAGGTTTTTTATTGGAGGAATAACAATTCTTCCATTTTCTTTAGTTCAGTATAGTAAGAGCATCAGCAAAATCAATCTGAAAGGTTTTGTAAAGATATGGATGCTTGGATTGCTGTTAATGTCAAGTTGTATATTACTGCAAATTGCTCTTGTTAACACCACGGTATCTTTATGCGTTTTCATTTATTGTTTAAACGCTGTATTTGGAACTTTCACGGGATGGATAATATTAAAGCAGCGTCCTCCTAAGAGTATATGGATAACTTGTATTATATCTCTGATAGGATTAGTAATTTTAATTGAACCTTTTAAGTTCGGTATAAATATATATGCTGTAGCAGCACTTGCTTCAAGTATATTATTTTCATTATTCAATACTTTAATGTTTAAAGCCCGGGGAATATATGGTAACCTTATAACAACTTCTATCAGCTTTTTAACCGGTGCAGCTACTCTTGGAATAATTCTTTTTCTAACAGGTGAAAGCCTGGTTGCAGGTGTTAACGGATCGAATATATTTAGGATTCTTTTTATAGGAATAATATGTTCAGGAACTGTCTACCTGGCATATTACAAAACCATGGAAGTTACTTCTGTAAGCCTGGCCAGTACTGTTTTTTTGATTAAGCCTGTAATTGCCACGCTTCTTTCTGTTGTTTTTCTGAAAGAAAAACTGACAGGGGCATTTTATGCAGGTTCTGTTCTGATTTTTATTGGTGTTTCCATTACTATTGCCTCTAAATTAATACAAAACAGAAAAGTACAACAAATCCAACAAAATAGAAACCATAACGAAAGCAAAATACAATCATAACATAAATGAATAATAACACATTTTTTACAATAACGTAATCAAATAGTGGACATGACTATCACTTTGTGTTATAATTTCCATGAAAGATGAAATAATAACCAAGTATATTTGGCAGAATAAAAATATATTATAAATAGGAGGTACATAGTATGGAATTTAAAGTATTTCAAAAAGAAATCGAATTACAATCAAGAGGTTGGATTCCAACTTTTCATGACGTTACAAAGGAAGTAGTTGAAATTGTAAAGGCTTCTGGAATAAAAAATGGTACAGTAAGTATTGTATCCCATCATACTACATGTTCGGTCATGGTTCAGGAATGCTCCCATGATCTTGATACCTTTGATCTTGAATATCTGCAGCATGACCTTCTTGACATTATGCGTAAATTGATTCCTGATTATACAGAAGAAGGTCAGTATCGTCATCCTGGTCCAATTCATGCACAGTTTGCCCGTAATGTTGGTGAACCCGGCAACTATACCAGCATGAATACTGATGCTCATCTGCGTTCTGTTTTCTTTGGACGTAGCGAGACAATGACCATAAAAGATGGTAAATTAGATGGTGGCGAATTTGCACACATTTACTTCATAGACTGGGACCATGTACGTGCACGTCGCAGACAGGTAAATGTTACTGTTATGGGAACTACAGAAGATGTTGGAGATCGTAAATGGAACAACGGTGAAGTAGTTAATACTTTGCGTAAATTCACTGAAGAAGAGACAGCTTATGATCCCCGCTTTGATTTGCAACTCAAGAGATAAGAAATTTTAATATTTAATTAAAAATGCACTGTTAACACAAATAATTTAAAATAATATAAAAATTATAAATTAAAACAGAAGGGTTTCCAGATCTTTACCAAGGGCTGAAATAATTCCTGATGAGGTTTAAGATACTGGAAATCCTGTTTTTTTATATATTGTTATCCAAATATCTTCGATTTGACCAATTTATTCAAATATTGACAAAATACTGTATACAATATAAAATTTAGCTATATGTACATATTGAATAAAATTAAGCTTAGATTATATGTAAATCATAGAAATTAATATGATAGTGAACTTTTTTTGTAAAACTGTTCACATTATTTGTAAAGTTTTAAGCATGAGGATATTGTATGTATGAACAAGCAAAAGACTGTTGAAGCCATATTATTAAAAATTTCTGTCGTTCAGGACGAATTGCACAAACTTCTCAACAAAGAAAATATCTGTTCGGAAAAGGTTATAGGTAAGAGTCATGCTCTTGATAATCTTATTGTCCAATATTATAATTATATAAAGAAAACTAATGACAAAATTCGATAAAATTTTCAAAAATCTCGTATTTTACGACAATATTATACTTTCTTTAAATTTGTGTAAGGCCTTAACACAGATTTAGCTATTAACTAAAGTGAGGTAAATATATGTTTAATATTTGGCAGCTTTTTTCCCTTATACTATTAGGAAGTGTGCAGCTTGCATTACAAAGTGCAATTATACTTGTTCTCTTTAAGAAAGAATTTAACATAAGAAAAGTAATAATTTATGCTATTACATTTACTATTCTACATCAAATACCAATATCTTTTTTCCCAATTAACAACACAGCGGTAAGTCTGGTTTTTTATATTATCATAAGTATATTCAGCATAAAGTTTATATTAGAATTCAATTATATAAGTAGTTTTTTTGCAGCTGCTCTTCTTTTTATAACTACAGCAATTATGGAATATGTGGGCATGGCTATCTTTAAGATCTCATTTGGTAATTACTTTGATAGTTTAGAATGGTCAAAGTCATTTTTTACCGCAATAATTATGAGAGCATTAGGATTAATGCTATTTTTAATGACATTTCTTATTATATATTACTTTAGAATTCAGTTAAGAGTTCCTGAGAACATGGACAAAAAAAGAATTATAGTTATAGTTATTAGTTTGTTAATGACTCTACTAATGGTGATTCCAAATATTTCATTCTTTTTACATGTTATTCCTACCGTACCTACTTCAATTTATATTTTTAATGCAGTATCTTTACTTTTCTTTTTGTTATTCAATAGTTATAGTTCAATAAAATTAAGTGAGCTTGATGCTAAATCCCAACAAATAGAGTTTCAAAAATTATACATAAATACATTAAATGATACTATAAACGAACTTAGGGGATTTAAACATGATTTTAACAATATAATACAGGTAATTGATGGATACTTGCGATTAAATAATATAGAAGGGTTGAAAAAATACCATAAACAGATTCTGGGAGAGATAAGGAAAATAAATAATACAATGCCTTTAAACTCATACTTAGTTAATTTTCCACCTCTTTATGGTCTTCTTTTGTCTAAGATGTCTTATTCAGAGGTAAAAGACATAGCATTTAATATTAGTATATTATCTGAAATAGATATTAAAAATGTTAAAACACTGGATTTTTGTAAGATTATAGGTATATTATTAGATAATGCTTTTGAAGCTGCATCTGCGTGTGAGGAAAAAATAGTGGAATTTTCGATCTTTAGAAATAGTAATAATAATTTAACCCTTCAGATAAGTAATTCCTGCGCTGAATACGTAGATATCAATAAAATATTCGAATCAGGTTTTACTACTAAAAAAGATCATTCAGGCTTTGGTTTATTTGAAGTTAAGAAAATATTAAAAAAGTATAATAATGTTTATTTAGAAACTTCAGCAACTGATAATTATTTTACACAGAAATTAACAATATCATAGCTAAAAGGGTATTATCCCTACCCAGATAATACCCTTTTAGTGAAGGACTGTTTAAAAAGATTGCTTAATCTTCTTTAATTAAGGACTTTGGTGCTTCGGGCTGGTAAATGAAAAATGGAATGCATGCATGTGCGGTGGCAGTAGCTAATAAAACAGCTAAAGTTGATGCTACTGCTACTACTATGCGTATAACTTTCTTCATACTCAAATGCCTCCTTTCTTTTGTGATTTATTTATGTATTGGTTATTTAAGAGCCATGTTGACATTTTAATGCTTTATAACCTATTGGATGAAGCAGAAACATAACGGGTATGGTTGAAAGTATGATGACATTATAGAGCAATCTGTCCGAGTGCCATGCTATTAAAGCAATGGAATAGACAATAACAGTAGCTAATATTGATAAAAATTTAAGCCTTGATTTTAATTTTTTACTCCGGAAAGGTTTTTGTACTGTGTCGCCAGGAGCGTATTTAACAAGAATAATGATGTTTAATATAAAAAGGAAAATGGCGGGCAGGAAACTATCCGACCATAAATACTTTGAAATAAGCATTACCGATGTCAAGACGGTAACATATGTAATCAAACACTGAGCACGGGTATGGGCATGAGCTCCTCCGGCAAATGTTCTTAAAATACCATATACTAAAAATGAAGTCAATATGTACTTAAAGTATCCGGAAATAATTGCTACGGAGAAGATTATTAGGATGATTAACGTTTCATATATAAAAATATTAATACCATAATTTATAATTTCAGCTTTTTCTTCTGATACATCCGAATTGCGCTTTATTAATTCGGTGATTTTACTGCTTATGTTATCTATAAACATAAACACACCTCAAATCTTAGAGTTAAAATGTTTACATATTTTACATACATAATTATACATATTTTTAGAAAAAAATTCAATAGTTTTACAATTTTGATAGTTTAATTATATTAATTATAAAAATTTCCTGTTATTTTGTCAATTGTTTGTCAAAATAATCATTTCCTTAATTTTATCTGAGTTTCTTTGAATTTACAAGGTAAGAAAGAATAATAATCATTATTTAGAATAATATGGTTTGCATAATAGTGATATTAAGCGTATTATATACATTGTGGGTTAAAATATTATGACTTTAAGAAGTTATAGAATTAAATAAAATAAAAGAGTTAAGTAAAATAAAAGAGCAGAGATAAAGTACAAATATAGAAAATTATAAGGGGTATTAATGAGGTCTATTATTGGAGCAACAATGAAGTCTAATATATTGGCAAATCCATTCAGGCTTAAGCAGGAAGGCATATTCACAGATAAGATGATTGCCAGCTTGCTTATTCCTATTCTGATAGAAGAAATTATGATAGCGGTAATTACCATTGCTGATACGGCCATGGTGGCATCAGTTGGGGAAACGGCAGTAGCAGGTATTTCACTTGTCGCAACCGTAAATAACCTTATAAAACAGATGTTGGTAGCACTTGCAACAGGATGCGGTGTTGTTATTGCTCAGTACATAGGTAAAAAAGACCTTACCGAAGCAGGCAATGCCATGAAAACAGGGCTTTACAGCATACTTTTTTTATCATTTTCAGTAAGCCTGGTATCTTTTATTTTTAAAAGATCTTTTCTATCGGCTATGTTTGGACATGTTGAAGAAGATGTTTTTAAAAATGCCCTTTTGTATTTTTCCTTATCCCTGGTTTCATATCCTTTTTTGGCTATTTACCACGTTGGCGCAGCTTCATTCAGGGCAATGGGTAATAGCCGGATTCCTATGTTCTGTTCCTTTATGATGATGGGAATGGACCTCTTAATAAAAGCCATATTGATATATGGATTTAAAATAGGTGTTGCAGGGGCAGGTATTTCCACCATTACGGCAACAGCTTTTGTGTCTGGAATTATGCTGTTATTCATGACTTCATATAAAAATACTGTAAGAATAAAAGATATTATAAAAATCAATGTTGATTTCCCGATGATTAAGAGAATTCTGGGAATAGGCATCCCAAATAGTATTGAAAAAGGATTTTTTCAGTTTGGTCTCCTGATTTTACAAAGACTTACTGCAAGTTTCGGAACAGCTGCTCTTGCAGCTAATGCAATTGCCAAAAGTCTGACTCCTATATCATACACCCTCGGGGCTACCTTTTCACTTGGTATAATTAACATTGTAGGACAGTGCATGGGTGCTAAAAAAACAGAGCAGGCAGTTATGTATACAAAGCATATGTTGAAAATTAATTATATTTTAGGCTTTATTGTTAATGCCTGCTGCATAATATTTGCTCCAGCTATTCTAAAGGGATACAACCTTTCAGAGGAAGCCTATAAACTTTCCTATATCGTATTTTCCATGTATTGCACAGGATCTATGATTATATATCCCCTGAGTACCGTTCTTCCTTTTGCTTTAAGAGGCGCAGGGGACACCAAATTTACCATGATGGTTTCCACTATATCAATGTTTGGCGCAAGGATAGGTCTTGCCTATGTTTTTGCCAGAGGAATGGGCATGGGCCTTATTGGTGTATGGCTTTCCATGGTGACAGAATGGATTGCAAAAGGTATTGTATTTCTGCTCAGGTTTAATGGCGGGAAATGGAAAGAAATCAAGGTTGTTTAGACGCTTTTCTGCATTTAAATCTCCATAAGTGGAATAATAATTTCCGATAATTATTTTTATAATTTGCTATATGAAGGAGAATTTATATGCAGAGAATGGAGACTATGGATGGTAATCAGGCTGCAGCTTATGCATCATATGCACTAACGGAAGTGGCAGCCATATTTCCAATAACACCGTCAACACCAATGGCAGAAGGGATAGACGAATGGTCAGCCCATGGAATGAAAAATATATTTGGGCAACGGGTAAAGGTAATTGAGATGCAGTCGGAAGCAGGAGCAGCGGCTGCAATGAGAGGTTCTCTTCAGTCAGGTGCCTTAGCTTCAACATATACAGCATCCCAGGGACTTCTATTGATGATCCCCAGCCTGTATAAAATGGCCGGAGAGCTTTTGCCGGGAGTTCTGCACGTCGCGGCAAGAGCTATCGCTACCCATGCGTTATCAATATATGGAGATCATCAGGATGTAATGGCATGCCGTCAGACCGGAGTAGCAATGCTTGCTTCTTCCAGTGTACAGGAAGTAATGGATCTGGGGGTTATTGCACATTTGTCGGCAATCAGGTCAAGGATTCCATTCATTCACTTTTTTGACGGGTTCAGGACTTCCCATGAATATCAAAAAATCGGTGTCATTGAATACGAGACTATAAAACAGTTTGCAGACTATAATGCTGTTGAAGAGTTCAGAAAAAGATCTCTAAATCCTGAACATCCTGTGGTAAGGGGTACTACCCAAAACCCTGATATCTATTTCCAGCAAAGAGAAAGTTCAAATCCTTTCTATAGGGCAGTACCAAATATTGTACAGGAGTATATGGATAAACTTGGAGAAATTACCGGAAGAAAATATAAGCTGTTTGATTATTATGGCCCGGATAATGCTGAATATATCATAATAGCCATGGGCTCAGCCTGCGATACTATATGTGAAACCGTTGACTATTTGAATGCAAAGGGCGAAAAAGCAGGGATGGTAAATGTTCATCTTTACAGGCCCTTTTCTGAAGCTCACCTGCTGAATGTAATTCCTGATACGGTGAAAAAAATAGCTGTACTGGACAGGACAAAAGAGCCTGGTGCACCGGGAGAGCCATTATATTTGGATGTAGTTAAGGCTTTTAAAAATCATAAAAACAGACCCCTTATAGTCGGAGGAAGATACGGGCTTTCCTCCAAAGATACCAGGCCCTCACAAATTATATCAGTATTCAACAACCTGAAAAGTGATAATCCAAAAGATGGCTTTACAATTGGTATAGTAGATGATGTTACTTTTACATCACTGCCTGAAGAGGAAATGATTAATACTGCTCCCAGGGGGACAATCAGCTGCAAATTCTGGGGCCTTGGATCAGATGGTACAATTGGAGCCAATAAGAGTGCCATCAAAATAATCGGAGATAACACAGACATGCATGTACAGGCATATTTTTCTTATGACAGCAAGAAGTCAGGAGGCACTACCATTTCTCATTTAAGGTTCGGACAAAAGCCTATCAGGTCACCCTATCTTGTATATAATGCAGATTATATTGCCTGCCATAATAAAGCTTTTGTATACCAGTATGACCTTCTAAAGGGTTTGAGGAAGGGAGGAACATTCGTACTTACATGTCCCTGGACACCAGATGAGCTGGAAGAGAAGCTTCCAGCCCCTATGAAAAGATATATAGCAGAGAACGATATAAATTTTTACATTATAGATGCTATGGCAATAGCCTCAGAGATAGGCCTTGGCAACAGGATTAACATGATCATGCAGGCAGTTTTCTTTAAACTTGCCAATGTTATTCCCTTTGAGGATGCACTGGAATACCTGAAGAACTCTGTTGAGAAGATGTATGGTAAAAAAGGGCAGGATATCGTAGATATGAATATAGCTGCTATCGATAAAGCTGTTGAGGCGTTGATAAAAGTTGAAGTACCTTCATCCTGGCTGGAAGCAAAAGATGAAGAAGGATGTATTAAGGATGAGCCTGATTTTGTGAAAAATATTCAAAAACCTATGGCCAGACATGAAGGAGATGAACTTCCTGTAAGTGCATTTAAAGGAATGGAAGACGGCACATTCCCTCTTGGCACTACTGCTTATGAAAAACGTGGCATAGCACCCATGATTCCGGAGTGGCAGATTGATAAATGCATACAATGCAACCAGTGCTCTTATATATGTCCCCACGCAACAATAAGGCCTTTTCTGCTGGATGAGGAAGAAGTAAAGCGCAAACCTGATACTTTCAAGACAAAAAAGGCTACAGGAAAAGGACTGGAACACTTACAGTATCGTATTCAGGTTTCGCCGCTGGATTGTACAGGCTGCGGGAACTGCGCGGATATCTGTCCTGCAAAAGGAAAAGCTCTTATCATGAAGCCTGCAGAGCAGGAAATAGAAATGGAATCAGAAAACTGGGAGTTTGCCATGACTCTTACTGCAAAAGATGACATAATTAGCCGTAATACAATAAAAGGCAGCCAATTTGTAAGGCCTTTGCTTGAATTTAACGGTGCATGCCCCGGATGTGGTGAAACACCTTATATTAAACTTCTTACGCAACTTTTTGGAGACAGGATGGTTATATCTAATGCCACAGGTTGTTCATCCATATGGGGTGCTTCTGCTCCATCCATAGCCTACACTACTAATGCGGAAGGCAGGGGGCCGGCATGGATAAATCCCCTGTTTGAGGATGCTGCGGAATTCGGTTACGGAATGTATCTTGGAGCAAAGCAGATAAGAGATAGGCTTGCTGAGTTAATGGAGCAGGCAATTAATTCGCCTATCGAAACAATAATTAAAGATGCTTTCAAGGAATGGCTGGATCATATGAATGACGGAGAGGGGTCAAAGAAGGCTGCCGGCAAGATACTAAAAGCACTGGAAGGATATAATTATAAAGGTAATAAGCTTATTGAAGAGATAATGGAAAAGAAAGATTACTTGGTAAAAAGTTCTTTCTGGGCCATCGGAGGTGACGGCTGGTCTTATGATATTGGTTTTGGAGGGCTTGACCATGTTTTGGCAATGGGTGACGATATAAACATATTTGTAATGGATACCGAGGTATACTCAAATACCGGAGGACAGTGCTCAAAATCTACTCATACAGCCGCTGTTGCCAAGCTGGCTGCAGCAGGGAAAAAGCTGAGGAAAAAAGACCTGGGACTAATAGCCATGAGCTATGGCTATGTTTATGTAGCCCAGATAGCTATGGGAGCAGATATGAATCAGGCCATAAAAGCTATAATTGAAGCTGAGAATTATAAAGGACCGTCCCTCATTATTGCATATTCACCTTGCATAAGTCATGGGATAAAAACAGGTATGGGGACAAGCATTATGGAAGAAAAGAAAGCAGTGGAAGCAGGATATTGGCATCTCTACAGGTATAATCCGGATTTAAGAAAGGAAGGCAAAAATCCCTTTATACTTGACTCAAAAGAACCTACCAAGGATTATAAAGAGTTCATCCATGGAGAGGTGCGTTATTCTCAGCTTATGAATGTATTTCCTGATATTGCAGGTGAAATGTTTGAGCTTTCAAGGCAGCATGCAGCTGAAAGATATAGGAAATATAAGATGTTAGCAGAACATGGCCTGTTATAGCTTCTGACATGGAAATTAAGATTGGGGAAGGCTTTTGACAGCCTTCCCTTAAAACTTTTTCTGATTTAAACTTATTTCTGGTTTGAGTCAACATATTCTTTTGCATTTCTGATTTGTACCTCATCAGGAATATTAACATTTGAAACCGGCTTCATCTTGCAAATATTTGCCCAGGCTGCTGTATCGTGCTTTTCAATTGGCATTCGATTATTTTTACTTTTGTATTTGTTTTCAGACATATAATCCTCCTGTTCCTATGTTGGTTTAATTATAAGTCAGTTTATAATCATATTATTTGTATTAGGGCTTTTTCTAAACCGGAAATTGAAAATTTCTGAAGAATGTCTATATAGCCCTTAGTGATACACTGTCAAGGAGGAATTGAGTTATATCAGCCGGGGGAGCGCCTTTGTCAGTTACTCTGATCATAAATTCTACCGTAACGCTTGTTACGTTTGATGGAACCGGTACATTTGATACTTTCTGGTGAAAATCATATCCTGTGCCGGCCAGAAAATCAGAGGTATACCGTGTCTCAATATTAATAAGATTTGTTTGGGTATTATTGCCATAATACACTCTTGCACTAAAGTCAAGTCCTTCAAAATCAGCACCAACTTGCAGGAAATTTGTAGCATAGCTTAAAACCAGGAAGCAGCCGGGATTAACTGTGACATTTTGAAATAACCTGCCGGTTTTATCTTGAATTTCCTGGGTTGGTGTTGCATTAAATGATGCACTTCCCAAACCTTCATGGGCAATAAGTGAACCACTTATTCTAATATTATTGCTCTCTCGTACCCAATCTGTAAATAATTCAAATGCTCCCAGTTCCTCAAATCCACCGTTTTTCACCAACTCCACCGGCGCACAGGGACGTGATAAGGTATTCACTTGATTGGAGGGAGTGTTGTTATTGCATTTGTGTTTTGAACCCGATTTTTTTTCCTTTTCATCTTGTTCATAATAGTTACTTGGTATAAAATCATAATCCATGTTATATTCCTCCCGAATATATAAAAATAGTTTATCACTTTACATAATATGTTGTGACTTCGGAGAAGGTTACATGACGCAAAAAAAGCAAATAAAGGTATATATCAAAACCAATTGACAGATTATATAGAATGATGTAAACTACGAGTAACAACTTGATAAATTCAAACCTCACTTAACCAAGTGGGGTAGAGGCGCGGTATTTCACAATCTTTAGATGAGTGTGAGAAACGATGAACCTATTGAGAAGGGAGTACCGCCGAAGCTTGTAATATTCTCAGTATTACTTGCTGGGCTTACAGTTAATAGCTGTAAGACTGTCTCAATAAACGGCCCGGTTTATTGAGTTGTGCTATCTCATTTGTAATGGGGAGGGATGAAATAAACTGAAAATTTGGCCTGAGACTAACTCAGGTTTTTATTTTAGAAATACTGGAATATAGGTATTGTCTTTAATACTATATGAGTTTGTAAATGAAAAAGGATTAATAAATGAATTTAAGGGGGATTCAGGTTATGTCAAAAAGGTTACTATCAGTTATCGCATTGATACTGGTGACTGTAGTGATGTTTGCAGGATGTAGCTCAGGAAGCAAATCGGGGGATACAAAATCAAAGGAAGATACTTTCAGAGTAGGTATGGAATGCGGATATCCGCCATTCAACTGGACTCAGT
Proteins encoded in this window:
- a CDS encoding EamA family transporter, translating into MVYFVLTALMFSVFEVTSKNLEISPYSLTALRFFIGGITILPFSLVQYSKSISKINLKGFVKIWMLGLLLMSSCILLQIALVNTTVSLCVFIYCLNAVFGTFTGWIILKQRPPKSIWITCIISLIGLVILIEPFKFGINIYAVAALASSILFSLFNTLMFKARGIYGNLITTSISFLTGAATLGIILFLTGESLVAGVNGSNIFRILFIGIICSGTVYLAYYKTMEVTSVSLASTVFLIKPVIATLLSVVFLKEKLTGAFYAGSVLIFIGVSITIASKLIQNRKVQQIQQNRNHNESKIQS
- a CDS encoding Spo0E family sporulation regulatory protein-aspartic acid phosphatase codes for the protein MNKQKTVEAILLKISVVQDELHKLLNKENICSEKVIGKSHALDNLIVQYYNYIKKTNDKIR
- a CDS encoding cyclic lactone autoinducer peptide, whose translation is MKKVIRIVVAVASTLAVLLATATAHACIPFFIYQPEAPKSLIKED
- a CDS encoding GHKL domain-containing protein; its protein translation is MFNIWQLFSLILLGSVQLALQSAIILVLFKKEFNIRKVIIYAITFTILHQIPISFFPINNTAVSLVFYIIISIFSIKFILEFNYISSFFAAALLFITTAIMEYVGMAIFKISFGNYFDSLEWSKSFFTAIIMRALGLMLFLMTFLIIYYFRIQLRVPENMDKKRIIVIVISLLMTLLMVIPNISFFLHVIPTVPTSIYIFNAVSLLFFLLFNSYSSIKLSELDAKSQQIEFQKLYINTLNDTINELRGFKHDFNNIIQVIDGYLRLNNIEGLKKYHKQILGEIRKINNTMPLNSYLVNFPPLYGLLLSKMSYSEVKDIAFNISILSEIDIKNVKTLDFCKIIGILLDNAFEAASACEEKIVEFSIFRNSNNNLTLQISNSCAEYVDINKIFESGFTTKKDHSGFGLFEVKKILKKYNNVYLETSATDNYFTQKLTIS
- a CDS encoding YjbQ family protein; the protein is MEFKVFQKEIELQSRGWIPTFHDVTKEVVEIVKASGIKNGTVSIVSHHTTCSVMVQECSHDLDTFDLEYLQHDLLDIMRKLIPDYTEEGQYRHPGPIHAQFARNVGEPGNYTSMNTDAHLRSVFFGRSETMTIKDGKLDGGEFAHIYFIDWDHVRARRRQVNVTVMGTTEDVGDRKWNNGEVVNTLRKFTEEETAYDPRFDLQLKR
- a CDS encoding MATE family efflux transporter, which gives rise to MRSIIGATMKSNILANPFRLKQEGIFTDKMIASLLIPILIEEIMIAVITIADTAMVASVGETAVAGISLVATVNNLIKQMLVALATGCGVVIAQYIGKKDLTEAGNAMKTGLYSILFLSFSVSLVSFIFKRSFLSAMFGHVEEDVFKNALLYFSLSLVSYPFLAIYHVGAASFRAMGNSRIPMFCSFMMMGMDLLIKAILIYGFKIGVAGAGISTITATAFVSGIMLLFMTSYKNTVRIKDIIKINVDFPMIKRILGIGIPNSIEKGFFQFGLLILQRLTASFGTAALAANAIAKSLTPISYTLGATFSLGIINIVGQCMGAKKTEQAVMYTKHMLKINYILGFIVNACCIIFAPAILKGYNLSEEAYKLSYIVFSMYCTGSMIIYPLSTVLPFALRGAGDTKFTMMVSTISMFGARIGLAYVFARGMGMGLIGVWLSMVTEWIAKGIVFLLRFNGGKWKEIKVV
- a CDS encoding accessory gene regulator B family protein — translated: MFIDNISSKITELIKRNSDVSEEKAEIINYGINIFIYETLIILIIFSVAIISGYFKYILTSFLVYGILRTFAGGAHAHTRAQCLITYVTVLTSVMLISKYLWSDSFLPAIFLFILNIIILVKYAPGDTVQKPFRSKKLKSRLKFLSILATVIVYSIALIAWHSDRLLYNVIILSTIPVMFLLHPIGYKALKCQHGS